One Fibrobacter sp. UBA4297 DNA window includes the following coding sequences:
- the cmk gene encoding (d)CMP kinase — MSNSENFVIALDGGSGTGKSTTAKIIAKKLGITYLDTGAMYRAVTLAALDAGLAAKEGAAMDELLSNLTLGFDSENHILINGVCRESEIRGMRVSSNVSIYCALPSVRAAMTKQQREIGKKQSCILDGRDIGTVVFPDAKYKFFMVTDVKVRAERRYKELLEKGEKVTLEEVMGNLVKRDRLDSSRATAPLKKADDAIEIDTTHISIEQQVQKILDYVGVVA, encoded by the coding sequence ATGAGTAATTCGGAAAATTTTGTTATCGCCCTTGATGGTGGCTCAGGCACAGGCAAGAGTACTACTGCAAAGATTATTGCAAAGAAATTGGGCATTACCTACCTCGACACAGGTGCGATGTACCGCGCCGTGACGCTTGCCGCCCTCGATGCCGGTCTCGCTGCCAAAGAAGGTGCGGCTATGGACGAATTGCTCTCTAACCTCACACTCGGGTTCGACTCCGAAAACCACATCCTCATTAACGGTGTCTGCCGCGAATCTGAAATCCGTGGCATGCGCGTATCGAGCAACGTGAGCATCTACTGCGCCCTCCCGTCTGTCCGCGCTGCAATGACCAAACAGCAACGCGAAATCGGCAAGAAGCAGAGCTGCATTCTGGATGGCCGCGATATCGGAACCGTGGTGTTCCCCGATGCGAAGTACAAGTTTTTCATGGTGACGGACGTGAAGGTCCGCGCCGAACGCCGCTACAAGGAACTCCTTGAAAAAGGCGAAAAAGTTACCCTCGAAGAAGTCATGGGCAATCTGGTCAAACGCGACCGCTTGGACTCCTCTCGTGCGACCGCCCCGTTGAAGAAGGCGGACGATGCTATTGAAATTGACACTACACACATCTCAATCGAACAACAGGTTCAAAAGATTCTCGACTACGTAGGTGTAGTGGCGTAG
- a CDS encoding 30S ribosomal protein S1, translating into MSQNLKFGTQEDLEEILAAQGECSPDFRKANADVYAGMGCLEQGKLVTGKISQVNDQEVLVDVNYKSEGVIDRAEFKDTDSLELGSEIEVFVEKLEDEDGRLILSKQKADFVRVWDRIHAAFENNEVVRGTLTKRIKGGVVVDLFGIDAFLPGSQIDLRQIPDINALIGQEFDLKVIKVNKARRNIVVSRRVVLEEERNKQRGDVLETLEKNQVRKGIVKNITDFGAFIDLGGVDGLLHITDMSYKRINHPSEMLQLGQEVEVMVLDFNDKKERISLGMKQLKPHPWKDIAERYPEGAIVKGKVVSITDYGAFVELDSGVEGLIHVSEMSWTQHVKHPSKILTVGQEVEAVVLKVEEDAERISLGMKQLESDPWDSIETELPPGARVVGEIRNIASFGAFVEIKEGVDGLIHVSDMSWTKKITHPNEMVKKGDKVECVVLAVDKEKRRISLSMKHLTEDPWDSIDSTYPVDSEVKGKIVRMLDRGVVVELNDGIEGFIPVSKLTAEYIKVPADAFKVGDEVPAVVTEIDQNNRKIYLSVVDYFKNRESAELKAWMDSHKPGENGTTIGEAVAPKKKASKKKAEKSEEAEA; encoded by the coding sequence ATGTCTCAAAATCTCAAATTCGGAACTCAAGAAGATCTCGAAGAAATTCTCGCCGCCCAGGGTGAATGCTCCCCGGACTTCCGCAAGGCCAACGCTGACGTCTATGCCGGCATGGGCTGCCTCGAACAGGGCAAGCTCGTCACGGGTAAGATCAGCCAGGTGAACGACCAGGAAGTTCTCGTCGACGTGAACTACAAGTCCGAAGGCGTTATTGATCGCGCCGAATTCAAGGATACTGATTCTCTCGAACTCGGTTCCGAAATCGAAGTGTTCGTCGAAAAGCTCGAAGACGAAGACGGTCGCCTCATCCTCTCCAAGCAGAAGGCTGACTTCGTTCGCGTGTGGGATCGCATCCACGCTGCATTCGAAAACAACGAAGTCGTACGCGGCACTCTCACGAAGCGCATCAAGGGCGGCGTTGTCGTCGACCTCTTTGGTATCGATGCCTTCCTCCCGGGCTCTCAGATCGACCTCCGTCAGATTCCGGACATCAACGCTCTTATCGGCCAGGAATTCGACCTCAAGGTTATCAAGGTCAACAAGGCTCGTCGCAACATCGTCGTTTCTCGCCGTGTTGTTCTCGAAGAAGAACGCAACAAGCAGCGTGGCGACGTTCTCGAAACTCTCGAGAAGAACCAGGTCCGCAAGGGTATCGTCAAGAACATCACCGACTTCGGTGCATTCATTGACCTTGGCGGCGTAGATGGCCTCCTCCACATCACCGACATGAGCTACAAGCGCATCAACCACCCGTCCGAAATGCTCCAGCTCGGTCAGGAAGTCGAAGTCATGGTTCTCGACTTCAACGACAAGAAGGAACGCATCTCTCTCGGCATGAAGCAGCTTAAGCCGCATCCGTGGAAGGATATCGCTGAACGTTATCCGGAAGGCGCTATCGTCAAGGGTAAGGTTGTTTCCATCACTGATTACGGTGCATTCGTCGAACTCGACAGCGGTGTTGAAGGTCTCATCCACGTTTCTGAAATGTCCTGGACCCAGCACGTCAAGCACCCGTCCAAAATCCTCACCGTCGGTCAGGAAGTTGAAGCTGTTGTTCTCAAGGTTGAAGAAGATGCAGAACGTATCTCTCTCGGCATGAAGCAGCTCGAATCTGATCCGTGGGATTCTATCGAAACTGAACTTCCGCCGGGCGCACGCGTCGTCGGTGAAATCCGCAACATCGCTTCCTTCGGCGCATTCGTCGAAATCAAGGAAGGTGTTGATGGCCTCATCCACGTCTCCGACATGTCCTGGACCAAGAAGATCACCCACCCGAACGAAATGGTCAAGAAGGGTGACAAGGTTGAATGCGTCGTTCTCGCCGTCGATAAGGAAAAGCGCCGCATTTCTCTCTCCATGAAGCACCTCACCGAAGACCCGTGGGATTCTATCGATTCCACCTACCCGGTTGACTCCGAAGTCAAGGGCAAGATCGTTCGCATGCTCGACCGCGGCGTCGTGGTTGAACTCAACGACGGTATCGAAGGCTTCATCCCGGTCTCCAAGCTCACCGCTGAATACATCAAGGTTCCGGCCGATGCATTCAAGGTTGGCGACGAAGTTCCGGCTGTCGTGACCGAAATCGATCAGAACAACCGCAAGATCTATCTCTCCGTTGTTGACTACTTCAAGAACCGTGAATCCGCTGAACTCAAGGCTTGGATGGACTCCCACAAGCCGGGCGAAAACGGCACCACGATTGGCGAAGCTGTTGCTCCGAAGAAGAAGGCTTCCAAGAAGAAGGCTGAAAAGTCCGAAGAAGCTGAAGCTTAA
- the mdh gene encoding malate dehydrogenase, with protein MARKKIALVGAGQIGGTMALVLAQKNLGDVVLIDIPQTQGMPKGKALDIMEGRSVINSSVDLQGSTDYSAIKGADVVIVTAGFPRMPGMSRDDLLDKNCGVIKTVAEAIKENAPDAFVIVITNPLDAMVYNMQKQSGLPANKVIGMAGVLDSARLACFVADELGVSVEDVKALVMGGHGDTMVSIMECVSVGGIPVSQLMSKEKFAELAKRTAGAGGEIVNLLGRGSAFYSPATSAIHMAEAYLLDKKSVFSCAAKLNGEYGVSGLYCGVPVVVGANGVEKILEVKMSAEEKAAFDKSVEACKKNAEWVDAHT; from the coding sequence ATGGCAAGAAAGAAGATTGCACTCGTTGGTGCTGGTCAAATTGGTGGTACAATGGCTCTCGTGCTCGCACAGAAGAACCTCGGCGACGTCGTCCTTATCGACATTCCGCAGACTCAGGGCATGCCGAAGGGTAAGGCTCTCGATATTATGGAAGGCCGTTCCGTCATCAATTCGTCCGTTGATCTTCAGGGTTCTACCGATTACTCCGCTATTAAGGGTGCTGACGTTGTTATCGTTACCGCTGGTTTCCCGCGTATGCCGGGCATGAGCCGTGACGACCTCCTCGACAAGAACTGCGGCGTTATCAAGACTGTTGCTGAAGCCATCAAGGAAAATGCTCCGGATGCATTCGTGATCGTTATTACGAACCCGCTCGACGCCATGGTCTACAACATGCAGAAGCAGTCTGGCCTCCCGGCCAACAAGGTCATCGGTATGGCTGGCGTGCTCGACTCCGCTCGTCTCGCTTGCTTCGTTGCTGACGAACTCGGCGTTTCCGTCGAAGACGTGAAGGCTCTCGTTATGGGTGGCCACGGCGACACGATGGTCTCCATCATGGAATGCGTCTCTGTCGGTGGCATCCCGGTTTCTCAGCTCATGAGCAAGGAAAAGTTTGCTGAACTTGCAAAGCGTACCGCTGGTGCAGGTGGCGAAATCGTGAACCTCCTCGGTCGCGGTTCTGCTTTCTACAGCCCGGCTACCTCTGCTATCCACATGGCTGAAGCTTACCTCCTCGACAAGAAGAGCGTGTTCTCTTGCGCTGCCAAGCTCAACGGCGAATACGGCGTTAGCGGCCTCTACTGCGGTGTGCCGGTTGTCGTCGGTGCAAACGGTGTTGAAAAGATTCTTGAAGTCAAGATGAGCGCCGAAGAAAAGGCTGCTTTCGACAAGTCTGTCGAAGCTTGCAAGAAGAACGCCGAATGGGTTGACGCTCACACGTAA
- a CDS encoding fibrobacter succinogenes major paralogous domain-containing protein, protein MNYLSSALVIALVASSASIAASKAKKNEIKDARDKQKYRTVVIDGRKWMADNLNYKMPGSTCYREDDDNCMVYGRLYTWEAAQKACPAGFHLPTNEEFESLWKAAGGDFNAGYLIKANYGWSGETNGNDTLKFSAMPAGNMFDDGTYGNENKFAFFWSSSTEGGDASVWYLSSKSMGFSYMMKPKNFGFSVRCVE, encoded by the coding sequence ATGAATTATTTATCATCAGCTCTTGTCATTGCGCTTGTCGCCTCTAGCGCATCTATTGCAGCCTCAAAGGCAAAGAAAAACGAAATCAAGGACGCCCGCGATAAACAGAAATATCGCACGGTTGTCATTGATGGTCGCAAATGGATGGCGGACAACTTAAACTACAAGATGCCCGGTAGCACTTGCTATAGGGAAGATGACGATAATTGCATGGTCTATGGTCGCCTCTACACGTGGGAAGCCGCGCAAAAGGCATGCCCCGCAGGTTTCCATTTGCCGACGAATGAAGAATTTGAAAGTCTTTGGAAAGCTGCCGGTGGTGACTTCAATGCCGGTTACTTGATTAAGGCAAATTACGGTTGGTCCGGCGAAACTAACGGCAATGATACGCTCAAGTTCAGCGCGATGCCCGCCGGCAACATGTTTGATGATGGCACTTACGGCAATGAAAATAAGTTCGCGTTTTTCTGGAGCTCAAGCACCGAAGGGGGCGATGCTTCGGTCTGGTACCTCTCCTCAAAATCCATGGGCTTCAGCTACATGATGAAACCCAAGAATTTTGGATTTTCCGTCAGATGTGTAGAATAA
- a CDS encoding Crp/Fnr family transcriptional regulator: MVEPISQIVKKIPFWGNLTLEEKALVSQRALTKRFNKDQIIISDRSACLGIILILKGGVRISLISDEGREVTLYRAHANEFCVSTASCVIHQLTFEANVTAEEDTAVLVIPSSVCARLMESNIYVRSFVFEQETERYSQTIWAIQQMLFKRFDQRLANYLINSYESSDKPEVKKTQEEIARDVNSAREVVARMLKEFAAKGLVEIKRGAIVLRNIEGLKRLL, translated from the coding sequence ATGGTCGAACCGATTAGTCAAATTGTCAAAAAAATTCCGTTTTGGGGAAATCTCACGCTTGAAGAAAAGGCGCTTGTATCGCAACGAGCATTGACCAAGCGTTTCAACAAGGACCAAATCATCATCAGTGACCGTTCCGCCTGCCTCGGGATTATTCTCATTTTGAAAGGCGGTGTCCGCATAAGTCTTATTTCTGACGAAGGTCGCGAAGTTACGCTTTACCGAGCACACGCAAACGAGTTCTGCGTTTCGACAGCATCATGCGTAATTCACCAGCTGACTTTCGAAGCAAATGTCACCGCCGAAGAAGATACAGCCGTTCTCGTCATTCCATCGTCTGTTTGTGCAAGGCTTATGGAATCAAACATCTACGTCCGTTCATTTGTCTTTGAGCAAGAAACGGAACGCTATTCACAGACAATTTGGGCCATTCAGCAAATGCTATTCAAGCGTTTTGACCAGCGCCTCGCCAATTACTTGATTAATTCATACGAAAGTAGCGACAAGCCCGAAGTCAAAAAGACACAAGAAGAAATCGCGCGAGACGTGAATTCCGCCCGAGAAGTCGTCGCCCGCATGCTCAAGGAATTCGCCGCCAAAGGGCTTGTAGAAATAAAACGCGGCGCAATCGTACTCCGCAATATCGAGGGATTAAAAAGGCTGCTATAA
- a CDS encoding flavodoxin, with protein MSRKFKLSLAMASVVAASVMFAGCNEEQPKAESKTAESEVQNAPAVKSAKSVVVYYSQTGATKKLAQIFKSARNADEFELTLAKPYPSTYDSTIAAVRAERESKQWPALVNAKLDVAKYDTVFIGYPIMFGTFAPPLYAFLDANDLSGKVVVPFCTYGSGGRKASAAELKTLEPNANVTLAYGISNKRINAEKGIETATREVEGFFADLATGKTDEMLMGGYSGQRPLMAEDSAAFAEATKDYAYLGLKPLSVSSQVVAGMNYLFVCEMKAFGGPVTQTNVKIFKPLPGQGEAQLIAVEK; from the coding sequence ATGTCCCGAAAGTTTAAATTATCACTTGCAATGGCTTCTGTCGTTGCTGCATCTGTGATGTTTGCCGGTTGCAATGAAGAACAGCCCAAGGCTGAATCTAAAACGGCTGAGTCCGAAGTGCAAAATGCACCCGCGGTAAAATCTGCTAAGTCGGTGGTGGTTTATTATTCGCAGACGGGTGCCACGAAAAAGCTGGCGCAAATTTTCAAGAGCGCTCGCAATGCCGATGAATTTGAACTGACGCTTGCAAAACCGTACCCGTCCACTTACGATAGCACGATTGCGGCGGTCCGTGCAGAACGTGAATCTAAACAGTGGCCCGCTCTCGTGAATGCAAAACTCGATGTGGCAAAGTACGATACGGTGTTCATCGGTTACCCGATTATGTTTGGAACGTTTGCTCCGCCGCTTTACGCGTTCTTGGATGCAAATGATTTGAGCGGTAAGGTTGTGGTGCCGTTCTGCACTTACGGCAGTGGCGGCCGCAAGGCGAGTGCCGCAGAACTCAAAACTCTTGAGCCGAACGCCAACGTAACGCTTGCTTACGGAATTTCTAACAAGCGAATCAATGCAGAAAAGGGCATTGAAACAGCAACTCGTGAGGTCGAAGGTTTCTTTGCTGACCTTGCAACGGGCAAGACCGATGAAATGCTTATGGGCGGTTATTCTGGACAACGCCCGCTTATGGCTGAAGATTCCGCTGCTTTTGCCGAAGCAACGAAGGATTACGCTTACCTTGGCTTGAAACCGCTCAGCGTCTCTTCGCAGGTGGTCGCTGGCATGAACTATCTCTTCGTTTGTGAAATGAAGGCCTTTGGAGGTCCGGTCACGCAGACGAATGTGAAAATCTTCAAGCCGCTTCCCGGTCAAGGCGAAGCCCAGCTCATCGCCGTAGAAAAGTAA
- a CDS encoding DUF7675 family protein — MIMVKDESRKIVFYKEKAGDKIWWVDYVSCRGIYAVSFDKKKILFLFGDYPKNFTKEEKELFDKENPYWANFFFVKRIARVAFGSLS, encoded by the coding sequence ATGATCATGGTCAAAGATGAATCAAGAAAGATTGTGTTTTACAAAGAAAAGGCCGGCGATAAAATCTGGTGGGTTGATTACGTTAGCTGCCGTGGGATTTATGCGGTATCCTTCGACAAGAAAAAAATCTTGTTTCTCTTTGGGGACTATCCTAAAAACTTCACTAAAGAGGAAAAGGAATTATTTGACAAAGAAAATCCTTATTGGGCAAACTTTTTTTTCGTAAAAAGGATAGCCCGCGTCGCGTTTGGGAGTCTATCTTGA
- the hisS gene encoding histidine--tRNA ligase, with amino-acid sequence MSIAIPQLPKGTRDFYPEAERIQNYIFDTWRKVAESFAYEEYEGPMFEHLELYTGKSGEEIVSQLYNFKDKGDREIALRPEMTPTLARLVIQKARELKKPFKWFSMPRLFRYEKAQKGRLREFFQLNMDIIGTESIYAEADLLASIATMLRKFGLKDADFAIGVSSRKLLATYLEEIGAPNPALVYPVLDRRLKIGPEAFAKALTEAGLSEAQIKQLDDFMSCKSIEEVRATVKSENATAALKEIEDLFATLAAAGFSECVNLDLSIVRGLAYYTGIVFEVFDKGKSMRAIAGGGRYDSLTEKLGGDRIPGVGFGMGDVVLADLLRERGLLPSPKQHVDFYIASFTNDMKKIFETAQVFRANGNSVSHPLATMKMGKQLEQANYQGASIVVYVDGDKAQAGQFEFKDLRDGTMHVGDTAEIIARSKQNIESKKS; translated from the coding sequence ATGAGTATTGCTATTCCTCAACTGCCTAAGGGCACACGCGATTTTTACCCGGAAGCTGAACGCATCCAGAACTACATTTTTGACACATGGCGCAAGGTCGCCGAAAGCTTCGCCTACGAAGAATACGAAGGCCCGATGTTTGAACATCTGGAACTTTACACCGGAAAATCCGGCGAAGAAATTGTAAGCCAGCTTTACAACTTTAAGGACAAGGGCGACCGCGAAATTGCACTCCGCCCGGAAATGACGCCGACGCTCGCCCGCCTCGTAATCCAGAAGGCCCGCGAACTCAAGAAGCCGTTCAAGTGGTTCTCCATGCCGCGCCTATTCCGTTATGAAAAGGCACAGAAGGGTCGCCTCCGCGAATTCTTCCAGCTGAACATGGACATCATCGGTACCGAAAGCATCTACGCCGAAGCGGACTTGCTCGCCTCCATCGCAACGATGCTTCGCAAATTCGGCCTCAAGGACGCGGACTTTGCCATTGGCGTTTCGAGCCGCAAGCTCCTCGCCACCTACCTCGAAGAAATTGGCGCCCCGAACCCGGCGCTTGTTTACCCGGTTCTCGACCGTCGCTTGAAAATCGGCCCGGAAGCATTTGCCAAGGCACTTACCGAAGCAGGCCTTTCCGAAGCTCAGATCAAGCAACTCGACGATTTCATGAGCTGCAAGTCTATCGAAGAAGTGCGCGCCACCGTGAAGAGCGAAAACGCAACCGCCGCCCTCAAGGAAATCGAAGACCTCTTTGCAACGCTTGCCGCAGCAGGCTTTAGCGAATGCGTGAACCTCGACCTTTCCATTGTGCGTGGCCTCGCCTACTACACGGGCATCGTGTTCGAAGTGTTCGACAAGGGTAAATCCATGCGCGCTATCGCTGGTGGTGGACGTTATGACAGCCTCACCGAAAAGCTCGGTGGCGACCGTATCCCGGGCGTTGGCTTTGGCATGGGCGACGTCGTGCTCGCCGACCTCCTCCGCGAACGTGGACTTTTGCCGAGCCCGAAGCAACATGTGGACTTCTACATCGCAAGCTTCACGAACGACATGAAGAAGATTTTCGAAACGGCCCAGGTGTTCCGCGCAAACGGCAACTCTGTTTCTCACCCGCTCGCCACCATGAAGATGGGCAAGCAGCTGGAACAGGCCAACTACCAGGGCGCAAGCATCGTCGTTTATGTCGATGGTGACAAGGCCCAAGCCGGTCAGTTTGAATTCAAGGACCTCCGCGACGGCACCATGCACGTTGGCGACACTGCCGAAATCATCGCACGAAGCAAGCAAAACATCGAATCGAAAAAATCATAA
- a CDS encoding TraB/GumN family protein: protein MNEVNSQSEEIRDPQTGDKSDVYRIHTKDEREIILVGTAHISQVSKDLVHETIEKESPDTVCVELDEGRLKSIQDPNRWKNTDLRDVIRKKQLATLIANLVLGSYQKRMGAQTGVKPGSELKEAVDVANAKNIPIVLADRDIKITLKRTWACTPWYRKFSLLGGLFASIFDKTEISEEELQKIKEKDALNSMMQEFGKTFPEVKQVLIDERDQFLASKIKNAPGDKVVAVVGAGHMRGIASIIEEDKELPSEESISVIPKGTAIWKIIGWTITLAIIASIVLVGYFAGIEKAGQLSLQWAMLTGGGAMLGAIIAGGHPLTILVALVMAPFTGLTPLIGVGFFTALTQVYVRPPRVSEMETLTDDIWQVKRWWKNRVTRVILCFLCPGIPAIIGKILAIFKIYQAF from the coding sequence ATGAACGAAGTCAATTCTCAGTCTGAAGAAATTAGGGATCCCCAAACGGGCGATAAGTCCGACGTCTACCGTATCCACACCAAGGATGAAAGGGAAATTATCCTCGTGGGAACGGCACACATCTCGCAGGTATCCAAGGATTTGGTGCACGAAACCATTGAAAAGGAATCACCGGATACTGTCTGCGTCGAACTTGACGAAGGCAGGCTCAAGTCCATCCAGGACCCGAACCGCTGGAAGAACACAGACCTGAGAGACGTGATTCGCAAAAAGCAGCTCGCCACCCTCATTGCAAACCTCGTACTCGGTTCGTACCAGAAACGCATGGGTGCACAGACTGGTGTAAAGCCAGGCTCCGAACTTAAGGAAGCGGTCGATGTTGCAAATGCAAAGAACATCCCTATCGTTTTGGCCGACCGCGACATCAAGATTACGCTGAAGCGCACCTGGGCATGCACGCCGTGGTACCGCAAGTTCAGCCTCTTAGGCGGGCTTTTTGCAAGCATTTTTGACAAGACAGAAATCAGCGAAGAAGAGCTCCAGAAAATCAAGGAAAAAGACGCCCTCAATTCCATGATGCAGGAGTTCGGCAAGACGTTCCCCGAAGTAAAGCAGGTACTCATTGACGAACGCGACCAGTTCCTCGCGAGCAAAATCAAGAACGCTCCGGGCGACAAGGTCGTTGCCGTTGTCGGAGCAGGCCACATGCGCGGCATCGCAAGCATCATCGAAGAAGACAAGGAACTCCCGAGCGAAGAATCGATTTCTGTCATCCCGAAGGGGACGGCCATCTGGAAGATTATCGGCTGGACCATCACACTTGCGATTATCGCAAGCATCGTGCTCGTTGGCTATTTCGCAGGAATCGAGAAGGCCGGACAGCTGAGCCTGCAGTGGGCCATGCTGACTGGCGGTGGCGCCATGCTCGGTGCAATCATCGCAGGCGGCCATCCGCTGACCATACTTGTGGCGCTAGTCATGGCTCCGTTTACGGGGCTTACACCGCTTATCGGGGTTGGATTCTTTACAGCCCTGACGCAGGTTTACGTACGACCACCGCGCGTGTCTGAAATGGAAACGCTCACCGATGACATCTGGCAGGTCAAACGCTGGTGGAAGAACCGCGTGACGAGAGTCATCCTCTGCTTCTTGTGTCCAGGCATTCCGGCTATTATCGGCAAAATTCTCGCAATTTTCAAGATTTACCAGGCGTTTTAG
- a CDS encoding endo-1,4-beta-xylanase, producing MSLKKTFSGIALGAALLGAGISSAFAADETLRSLADKNGIYIGAILNSQWFGGGLPGNYEQIHKSQFNIVVAENEMKFDATEPQEGRFNYNNGDKMVRYAQQNGMRVRGHALAWHSQVPGWVNNYKNDKQKLLKVLKNHIQNVVGHWKGKVAEWDVVNEAISNNEPQWRTGSVWYQGIGPEFIDSAFVWAHAVDPDAELCYNDYNLEQGVNPKAKAGFLLEQVKRWVKNGIPIHCVGSQTHVEDTTTDKHFIGSPDSLRSLAKELAKLNVKLKITELDIGFKSGINVSRKDLERQGQTFRQYLDIILEEPNADTYLIWGVSDKWSWLGGLNRQKGLIYDDNLKPKPAFDSILVRLQTYEPPKDSVKQDSVAQDSIKKDSTAKDSTEKDSTDAIGKIASRTMMSAYVAGRTLFVTGTSAKTAKVDLFDMQGRPVFSTKSENGMVDLKDIAEGLYVVQIRSGSNKIVQRVNVK from the coding sequence ATGAGTTTGAAGAAAACTTTTTCAGGGATTGCACTTGGTGCAGCCCTTCTTGGCGCAGGTATATCAAGTGCCTTCGCCGCAGACGAAACGCTAAGATCCCTTGCGGATAAAAACGGGATCTACATCGGCGCGATTTTGAACTCGCAATGGTTCGGCGGAGGCCTGCCCGGCAATTACGAGCAGATCCACAAATCCCAATTCAACATCGTCGTTGCCGAAAACGAGATGAAGTTCGACGCCACCGAACCGCAAGAAGGAAGGTTCAATTACAACAATGGCGATAAGATGGTCCGTTACGCACAGCAAAACGGCATGCGCGTCCGTGGCCACGCCCTCGCCTGGCACAGCCAAGTTCCGGGCTGGGTGAACAACTACAAGAACGACAAGCAGAAACTGCTCAAGGTGCTCAAGAATCACATCCAGAACGTGGTCGGGCACTGGAAAGGCAAAGTCGCCGAATGGGATGTGGTGAACGAAGCCATCAGCAACAACGAACCCCAGTGGCGCACCGGTTCCGTTTGGTACCAGGGCATCGGTCCGGAATTCATTGATTCCGCTTTCGTATGGGCTCACGCCGTAGACCCGGATGCAGAACTCTGCTATAACGACTACAACCTCGAACAGGGCGTCAATCCGAAAGCCAAGGCAGGATTTTTGCTAGAACAGGTGAAGCGCTGGGTCAAAAACGGCATTCCTATCCATTGCGTGGGTTCCCAAACACACGTGGAAGACACCACCACCGACAAGCACTTTATCGGTTCGCCGGACAGCCTCCGCTCCCTCGCCAAGGAACTTGCAAAGCTTAACGTCAAGTTGAAAATCACGGAACTCGATATCGGATTCAAGAGCGGTATCAACGTCAGCAGAAAAGACCTTGAACGCCAAGGGCAAACATTCCGTCAATACCTTGACATTATCCTTGAAGAGCCGAATGCAGACACGTACCTGATTTGGGGCGTATCTGATAAATGGAGCTGGCTTGGCGGCCTAAACAGACAAAAAGGCCTTATCTACGACGACAACTTGAAACCGAAGCCTGCATTCGACAGCATTTTGGTGAGACTCCAGACTTACGAACCGCCCAAGGATTCTGTCAAGCAGGATTCCGTTGCTCAAGACTCCATCAAAAAAGATTCGACAGCCAAGGATTCCACGGAAAAAGACTCCACAGACGCCATCGGAAAAATCGCTAGCAGAACGATGATGTCCGCATACGTTGCCGGACGCACGTTATTCGTAACGGGAACGAGCGCCAAGACCGCAAAGGTTGACTTGTTCGACATGCAAGGGCGCCCCGTATTTAGCACCAAGAGCGAAAATGGAATGGTGGACTTGAAGGATATTGCCGAAGGGCTTTACGTGGTGCAGATCCGCTCGGGAAGCAACAAAATTGTGCAACGAGTGAACGTGAAATAA